In Maridesulfovibrio sp., the following proteins share a genomic window:
- a CDS encoding lysylphosphatidylglycerol synthase domain-containing protein, with amino-acid sequence MNYPDPVTDRRQALVSNVLKVFLAGGLLFWLAQSGGIRFEYLIVPAAKIPVLLAACMVVAVGMALAAPRYVVLLKGAGIDLSLKDSLRISAIMYFFTQCVLGAASGDVGRYFYTTRVTGHGAKVGAAIIVDRLVGIMGLFLFGGLGLAFNWTLVEHSGDLRLIAVPALGILCLLWLSALLGFVALARGRMAGFAVGLVFPVLAAFFSAYGDGFFAREVGPILLGAALVSLVAPLLAPELLENGFIYRKFFAGSKIGEKIGEVLSAILIYRSSVPAVLKIVGMTMLQHLTLIYSIYLFSQIQNLPVQPVFNEVFFAAPLSFLAGVIPAPAAGLGVNEAAFESLLFLGSGGSVSAGASIFLMYRIWNTLFSFSGLFFIVRAKK; translated from the coding sequence TTGAATTATCCCGATCCTGTGACAGACCGCCGTCAGGCGCTTGTTTCAAATGTACTGAAAGTCTTCCTTGCCGGAGGACTTCTTTTCTGGCTGGCCCAGTCTGGTGGAATCCGTTTTGAATATCTGATTGTTCCGGCTGCGAAGATTCCGGTTCTTCTAGCGGCCTGCATGGTGGTTGCCGTTGGTATGGCTCTGGCCGCACCGCGGTACGTCGTACTGCTTAAAGGTGCCGGAATTGATCTTTCGTTGAAAGACAGTTTAAGAATTTCAGCGATCATGTATTTTTTTACCCAATGTGTTTTGGGAGCGGCAAGTGGCGATGTGGGCCGATATTTTTATACGACCCGTGTTACCGGGCATGGCGCCAAGGTCGGGGCGGCAATTATTGTTGACCGCCTTGTCGGTATTATGGGCCTGTTTCTGTTTGGCGGTCTGGGCTTGGCATTTAATTGGACGTTGGTGGAGCATTCAGGAGACCTGCGATTGATTGCGGTCCCGGCATTGGGTATACTTTGTCTGCTCTGGCTCAGTGCGTTGCTTGGATTTGTCGCTCTTGCGCGCGGGCGTATGGCCGGATTTGCGGTAGGACTTGTTTTTCCGGTTCTCGCCGCTTTTTTTAGTGCCTACGGGGATGGTTTTTTTGCTCGGGAGGTGGGGCCTATTCTTTTAGGCGCAGCTCTTGTCTCCCTTGTTGCCCCACTTCTTGCTCCTGAACTGCTTGAGAACGGGTTTATTTATCGGAAGTTTTTTGCCGGTTCCAAAATTGGAGAAAAGATTGGAGAGGTCCTCTCCGCCATATTGATTTACCGCAGCTCTGTTCCTGCCGTGTTGAAAATAGTCGGGATGACAATGTTACAGCATCTCACTCTGATCTACTCCATTTACCTGTTTTCCCAGATTCAGAATCTTCCGGTCCAGCCCGTTTTTAATGAGGTCTTTTTCGCGGCACCGCTTTCTTTTCTGGCTGGAGTAATTCCAGCTCCGGCTGCCGGGTTGGGTGTCAATGAGGCCGCTTTTGAATCCCTTCTTTTTCTTGGTTCCGGCGGATCGGTTTCTGCCGGGGCCTCTATCTTCCTGATGTATAGAATCTGGAACACTTTGTTCAGCTTCAGCGGTTTGTTTTTTATTGTGCGCGCAAAAAAATAA
- a CDS encoding DUF4390 domain-containing protein — MKAETSTTDQNFFTYPCFQAWMGILVCLFLLTVLPPAAQASSLKLKNMVLDNQAGSIMARFGIELSADAQVEEALQNGIKLKLICKASLFEHKSIWLDSEVAGKIYSNKLYFDSLSKQFVLEKQGSDKILKNKNLTILLREEWKNIILDLGPWSTLRRGERYNLRLKVQLDRTEIPVWLKNTLFFWSWDIIPAATYQLDFTY, encoded by the coding sequence ATGAAAGCGGAAACATCTACAACTGATCAGAACTTTTTTACTTATCCATGCTTTCAGGCCTGGATGGGGATTCTGGTATGTCTGTTCCTGCTTACTGTTCTTCCCCCTGCGGCGCAGGCCAGTTCGCTAAAATTGAAAAACATGGTCCTCGACAATCAGGCTGGATCAATCATGGCCCGCTTCGGAATTGAGCTGAGTGCGGATGCACAGGTAGAAGAAGCATTACAAAACGGGATCAAGCTGAAATTAATCTGCAAGGCGTCACTCTTCGAGCATAAAAGCATCTGGCTGGATTCTGAAGTTGCGGGAAAAATATACTCAAACAAACTCTACTTCGACTCTTTGTCTAAACAATTTGTGCTGGAAAAACAGGGTAGTGATAAAATTTTAAAAAATAAAAACCTGACCATCCTCCTTCGCGAGGAATGGAAGAACATTATTCTTGATCTCGGGCCGTGGTCCACTCTACGACGAGGAGAACGCTACAACCTGCGCCTGAAAGTCCAACTGGACCGTACAGAAATTCCAGTCTGGCTTAAGAATACGCTCTTTTTCTGGTCATGGGACATAATTCCAGCTGCCACTTACCAACTTGATTTCACCTATTGA
- a CDS encoding ATP-binding protein codes for MTEQNIKISVPDTKERKRRQREYYIAFSCLLVFVGLSFVQLKYIGVNSYLFVGLFNLNFILLLIVLFIVVRNGVKLLLERRRRVLGSKLRTRMVLSFMSLSLIPTLLMFFMAMQFVQISVDYWFKNQVEESMVQSLELGRAFYASAQEGLERRGINILQTIKESRYAWGGKSMHKFLGKKLGEYDLGLLGVVRPDRTKINWYSQGSWDKAWSEINAKVDWDDMQKNPRFWSTIHPMPGNDMVIGILPVDEGKTGFLIIGENIGQGLLYKLDRVVRGLDEYKQLKTLKYPLKMSLYLTLGVTTLLIILGSIWFGFRLSKELSAPIQALAAGSQRIARGDLSVRLEDRSDDELGFMVQSFNRMAEDLEDSQKSLKTANERLAQQNQELERRGRYMEAVLNNITAGVISLNEEGKISTVNSAIEEMLGIEARFVHGKDPLALLPEGDLASLISEARSHMATSPFSQWQRQLSLTVEGRHRKFLVNVVALKSGESSAGIVAVFEDITELEKMQRIAAWREVARRIAHEIKNPLTPIKLSAQRLQRKFGPEIEDSVFRESTELITSQVEHLQQMVQEFSAYAKLPEVRLVPDNITPLLEEVVKLYRNSHSNIEWTLKFDSELPQHEMDREAMRRTLINLLTNAAEALDGCENPTVAITVMHDATLGWLRIEVQDNGPGLSAGERSRMFEPYFSSKKSGTGLGLTIVKSIVSDHRGFIRVKPAEPHGTIFVLELPT; via the coding sequence ATGACCGAACAGAATATCAAAATAAGTGTTCCGGACACCAAGGAACGCAAGCGCAGGCAGCGCGAATATTACATCGCTTTTTCCTGCCTGCTGGTATTTGTCGGTTTAAGTTTTGTCCAGTTGAAATACATCGGGGTCAATTCCTATCTTTTTGTGGGACTGTTCAACCTGAATTTCATCCTGCTGCTGATTGTCCTTTTTATAGTAGTTCGCAACGGAGTAAAGCTGCTTCTGGAACGCCGGCGCAGGGTTCTTGGTTCCAAACTGCGAACGCGCATGGTCCTATCATTCATGTCCCTGTCCCTGATACCGACCCTGCTCATGTTTTTCATGGCTATGCAGTTCGTGCAGATTTCTGTGGATTACTGGTTTAAAAATCAGGTTGAAGAATCCATGGTCCAATCCCTTGAACTGGGAAGGGCTTTTTACGCCTCGGCTCAGGAAGGACTGGAACGCCGAGGTATAAACATACTTCAGACCATCAAGGAGAGCCGTTACGCATGGGGCGGAAAATCCATGCATAAATTTCTCGGCAAAAAACTTGGTGAATATGACCTTGGTCTACTTGGTGTAGTCCGCCCGGACCGCACAAAAATAAACTGGTATTCCCAGGGTTCATGGGACAAGGCATGGTCTGAAATCAATGCCAAAGTCGATTGGGATGACATGCAGAAAAATCCCCGCTTCTGGTCCACCATCCATCCAATGCCCGGTAATGACATGGTCATAGGCATCCTCCCGGTTGATGAAGGTAAAACCGGTTTTCTGATCATCGGGGAAAACATAGGACAGGGACTGCTTTATAAACTGGACCGGGTTGTTCGCGGGCTTGATGAATACAAGCAGCTTAAAACCTTGAAATATCCTCTCAAAATGAGCCTATATCTTACTTTGGGAGTAACAACACTATTAATCATTCTGGGCTCCATATGGTTCGGATTCCGGCTTTCAAAAGAACTTTCAGCTCCTATTCAGGCCTTGGCAGCAGGTTCGCAGCGCATTGCCCGCGGTGATCTTTCAGTGCGCCTTGAAGACCGTTCCGACGATGAACTGGGGTTCATGGTCCAGTCCTTCAACCGCATGGCCGAAGACCTTGAAGACAGCCAGAAAAGCCTGAAGACAGCCAACGAAAGGCTGGCCCAGCAGAACCAGGAGCTGGAACGCAGGGGCCGCTATATGGAAGCGGTACTCAACAACATCACCGCCGGGGTCATCTCGCTGAATGAAGAGGGCAAAATAAGCACCGTAAACTCAGCCATTGAAGAGATGCTTGGCATTGAAGCCCGTTTTGTGCACGGCAAAGATCCACTGGCACTCCTCCCGGAAGGTGATCTGGCCTCACTCATTTCCGAAGCACGCTCCCATATGGCCACCAGTCCTTTTTCCCAATGGCAGCGGCAGCTTTCACTGACCGTGGAAGGCAGGCACAGAAAATTTCTGGTTAACGTCGTTGCCCTTAAATCCGGGGAATCAAGTGCCGGTATCGTAGCTGTCTTCGAAGACATTACCGAACTGGAGAAAATGCAGCGCATTGCCGCATGGCGCGAGGTGGCAAGGCGCATCGCCCATGAGATAAAAAACCCGCTGACCCCGATCAAGCTTTCCGCGCAACGGTTGCAGCGTAAGTTCGGACCGGAAATCGAAGATAGCGTCTTTCGTGAGTCAACCGAACTGATCACCTCACAGGTTGAGCACCTGCAGCAGATGGTTCAGGAATTTTCGGCATATGCAAAACTTCCTGAAGTTCGACTCGTACCGGACAATATCACCCCACTGCTGGAAGAAGTGGTCAAACTATACCGCAACAGCCACAGCAACATTGAATGGACTCTCAAATTTGATAGCGAACTCCCTCAGCATGAAATGGACCGGGAAGCCATGCGCCGGACCCTGATCAACCTGCTGACCAACGCAGCCGAAGCTCTGGATGGGTGTGAAAACCCGACAGTAGCGATTACCGTCATGCATGATGCCACACTGGGCTGGCTGCGCATTGAAGTGCAGGATAATGGTCCCGGACTTTCCGCCGGCGAGCGTTCCCGCATGTTTGAACCTTACTTTTCCAGCAAAAAAAGTGGAACCGGGCTTGGGTTGACCATCGTCAAGTCAATTGTCAGTGATCACCGAGGCTTCATCAGGGTTAAGCCCGCAGAACCGCATGGAACTATATTCGTACTGGAATTGCCGACCTAA
- a CDS encoding bifunctional acetate--CoA ligase family protein/GNAT family N-acetyltransferase — protein MSVINLEYLFQPGSVAVIGATNAPDNAGNIVMRNLMGGGFLGPVMPVCTDAEAIAGVLTYKDVESLPKVPDLAVICLPLQDCPPLLAKLSERGVKACALIGPGFSAIPKEDRVRLRAELLRAANSPNMRILGPKSLGFIVPALNLNASLAPLPAKPGKIAFVSQSDSFIPTVLDWAATNDIGFSHVVSLGSRIDLTFGDVLDYLGSDAQTRSILLYIESIHDARDFMSAARAASRNKPVLAIRPGQAMQHVTQELAHLENTMVARADEVYDVAFRRAGMLRVQTIDGMFDAAQTLASLRQPVRGNRLAIIGNGTSAGLTAADGLLRRGGRLAEISPETIEKLDTVFEGHWSGTNPVTIKYDTPGQKYLDALKVLIKDKGVDAVLVVHVPFAGISSADVAEVIAKGLKRVRRMVLTAWLGSGMSRKSRKIFSIHGIPTYESTDQAVRAFMYMAEYQRNQELLTETPDSLPTDFFPDTTTARNTVRKALSEGRQELSEPEARKVLAAYGLPVVETRVAISAREAVIAADEIGCPVALKIRSPQINQPYDVGGVVLDLESTEKVWEAAVTMLTRVNRQRPDAYIEGFTVQKMGRRLGAHELFISASADSTFGPIIHFGHGGMTREVVRDQAVAMVPLNMSLARELISRTRISRLLSGTPTQPPADIDDLCLTLIQVSQLFIDIPQLVHLDINPLYGDETGVLALGAKIMVAECREDCPQLAIRPYPRELEECVVLRDGRHVTLRPIRPEDEPAHYEFLSRVSDEDMRMRFFGVVRRDFDHKDMSRFTQINYDREMAFIATATNEEGRPETLGVVRTSTKPDNSEAEFAIVVRSDLKGTGLGSMLFYKIIKYTRDRGTHWLVGQTLFENKAMQGLSRKFGFNISENYEEDLVEMRLDCTRLEGKTE, from the coding sequence ATGAGCGTTATTAATCTGGAATATCTTTTTCAGCCCGGATCAGTTGCCGTTATCGGCGCAACCAATGCCCCTGACAATGCAGGTAACATAGTTATGCGCAACCTGATGGGAGGAGGTTTTCTCGGTCCGGTTATGCCGGTTTGTACTGACGCTGAAGCCATTGCCGGGGTTTTGACATACAAGGATGTGGAATCCTTGCCCAAAGTTCCTGATCTGGCTGTGATATGCCTTCCGCTTCAGGATTGTCCGCCGTTGCTGGCCAAACTCAGTGAGAGAGGTGTCAAAGCCTGCGCCCTGATCGGTCCGGGATTCAGTGCCATTCCAAAAGAGGACAGGGTCAGGCTGAGGGCTGAGCTGCTTAGGGCAGCAAATTCCCCGAATATGCGTATTCTCGGTCCCAAGAGTCTTGGTTTTATTGTCCCGGCCCTGAATCTCAATGCCAGTCTTGCCCCGCTTCCGGCCAAGCCGGGAAAGATTGCTTTTGTTTCCCAGTCGGATAGTTTTATTCCTACTGTTTTAGACTGGGCAGCTACCAATGACATTGGTTTTTCCCATGTGGTTTCACTGGGGAGTCGCATTGATCTTACTTTCGGCGACGTGCTTGATTATCTTGGTTCTGACGCTCAGACAAGGTCGATTCTTCTTTATATCGAATCCATTCATGATGCACGGGACTTCATGTCGGCGGCCCGCGCGGCTTCACGTAACAAACCTGTGCTGGCCATCCGTCCGGGACAGGCAATGCAGCATGTTACTCAGGAGCTGGCTCATTTGGAGAATACCATGGTTGCCCGTGCAGATGAGGTCTATGATGTTGCTTTCCGCCGTGCCGGGATGTTGCGGGTACAGACTATTGACGGCATGTTTGATGCGGCCCAGACCCTTGCCAGTCTGCGTCAGCCGGTGCGCGGCAACAGGCTGGCGATTATTGGTAACGGTACGAGCGCCGGACTCACAGCTGCTGACGGATTGCTACGCAGGGGCGGGCGGCTGGCCGAGATTTCTCCGGAAACAATTGAAAAGCTCGACACGGTTTTTGAGGGTCACTGGAGCGGGACCAACCCGGTCACAATCAAATATGATACGCCCGGACAGAAGTATCTCGATGCTCTGAAGGTGCTGATCAAGGATAAAGGTGTGGACGCAGTGCTGGTGGTTCATGTCCCTTTTGCCGGGATATCCAGTGCCGATGTGGCCGAGGTTATAGCTAAAGGCCTTAAAAGGGTACGGCGCATGGTGCTTACCGCCTGGCTTGGCTCCGGCATGTCCCGCAAGTCACGCAAGATTTTTTCCATTCATGGTATTCCGACTTATGAAAGTACGGATCAGGCGGTACGGGCTTTTATGTACATGGCCGAATATCAGCGCAACCAGGAGTTGCTTACTGAAACTCCGGATTCTCTGCCCACGGATTTTTTCCCTGATACGACAACTGCCAGGAATACTGTGCGCAAGGCCCTTTCCGAAGGACGTCAGGAGCTGAGTGAACCGGAGGCGCGCAAGGTGCTTGCAGCCTACGGTCTGCCTGTTGTTGAAACCAGGGTGGCCATTTCAGCCCGTGAGGCGGTCATTGCCGCAGATGAAATAGGTTGTCCGGTAGCACTTAAAATACGCTCACCACAGATAAACCAGCCGTATGATGTGGGTGGTGTTGTGCTCGACCTTGAAAGCACGGAAAAAGTCTGGGAAGCAGCGGTGACCATGCTGACACGCGTAAACCGCCAGCGCCCGGATGCCTACATTGAAGGCTTTACGGTACAGAAAATGGGCCGGAGACTGGGGGCGCACGAACTTTTTATCTCCGCATCAGCAGATTCAACTTTCGGACCTATTATCCATTTCGGGCACGGCGGAATGACCCGTGAGGTCGTCCGGGATCAGGCTGTAGCCATGGTTCCATTAAATATGAGCCTTGCTCGCGAATTGATCAGCAGAACCCGTATTTCTCGTCTGCTTTCCGGTACACCGACCCAACCGCCTGCTGATATTGATGACCTTTGTTTGACATTGATACAGGTCTCACAGCTTTTTATTGATATTCCACAGCTAGTGCATCTGGACATCAATCCTCTCTATGGGGATGAGACCGGAGTACTGGCTCTCGGAGCTAAAATTATGGTTGCGGAATGTCGTGAGGATTGTCCGCAACTTGCTATCAGGCCCTATCCCCGTGAGCTGGAAGAGTGCGTGGTTCTCCGTGATGGACGCCATGTTACCTTGCGACCCATCAGGCCTGAAGATGAACCGGCGCACTATGAATTTTTATCCCGTGTTTCTGATGAAGATATGCGCATGCGCTTTTTCGGTGTGGTCCGCCGGGATTTCGACCATAAAGACATGTCCCGTTTTACCCAGATCAACTATGACCGGGAAATGGCCTTTATTGCCACCGCTACCAATGAAGAAGGTCGGCCGGAAACCCTGGGGGTTGTCCGCACTTCCACCAAACCGGATAATTCTGAAGCCGAATTTGCCATTGTGGTACGTTCAGACCTAAAAGGAACCGGGTTGGGGTCCATGCTTTTTTATAAGATAATCAAATACACAAGAGATCGCGGTACTCATTGGCTGGTCGGGCAGACCCTTTTTGAGAATAAAGCTATGCAGGGGCTTTCCCGAAAATTCGGTTTTAATATCAGCGAAAATTACGAAGAAGATCTTGTGGAAATGAGGCTGGACTGTACCAGGCTGGAAGGTAAAACGGAGTAG
- a CDS encoding HD domain-containing phosphohydrolase: protein MISYAENNKENKRPARIMVVEDEAIVSLDIQGRLKALGYDIAGTASSGEQAVLATMEMRPDLILMDIMLEGEMDGIDTASVINKTQDIPIIYLTAYADNDTLSRAKITEPFGYIIKPFEDRELNLTIEMALYKHRAESTLNENRRWLKTTFDSIDDAVITTDSHGRIKSMNRSACSLMGNDLNCFSGHEFQETVNIINSETDESINLFSETMEEPCVGDAFLSGPQDAIPVSVNISSIEEKGHVIGKVVVLRDISELKKSEAALKESLKQMNRIFDETVVSLTAMSEKRDPYTSGHQQRVAELACQIAWKMGLSGEAIHSIRIAGILHDVGKISIPAEILSKPTRLTDLEMNLMKTHSEAGYEILKGISFPWPVAKIVLQHHERLDGTGYPNGLSGREILKEARIIAVADVVEAMSSHRPYRAALGLPKAMAEIARGRGISYDPKVVDACTELIEENNFSFEK from the coding sequence ATGATCTCCTACGCAGAAAATAACAAAGAGAACAAACGCCCTGCACGCATCATGGTTGTGGAAGACGAGGCTATCGTTTCTCTGGATATACAAGGACGCCTAAAAGCCCTGGGTTACGATATCGCAGGAACAGCCTCATCCGGCGAACAAGCTGTGCTTGCTACCATGGAAATGAGACCAGACCTGATCCTGATGGACATCATGCTGGAAGGGGAAATGGATGGGATAGACACTGCATCCGTGATCAATAAAACGCAGGATATTCCGATAATCTACCTGACAGCTTATGCCGATAACGATACCTTAAGCCGGGCCAAAATAACTGAACCCTTCGGCTATATTATAAAACCTTTTGAAGACCGGGAACTCAACCTGACCATTGAAATGGCCCTTTATAAACACCGGGCTGAAAGCACCCTGAATGAGAACCGCCGCTGGCTGAAGACAACTTTCGACAGTATTGATGATGCTGTTATAACAACAGACAGCCATGGCCGGATTAAATCCATGAACAGGTCCGCATGCTCACTAATGGGTAACGATCTGAATTGTTTCTCCGGACATGAATTTCAGGAAACCGTAAATATTATAAACTCTGAAACAGATGAATCCATAAATCTCTTTTCGGAAACAATGGAAGAACCATGTGTCGGCGATGCTTTTCTCTCCGGCCCTCAAGATGCTATCCCTGTTTCAGTAAATATTTCCTCCATTGAAGAGAAAGGCCATGTCATCGGCAAGGTAGTTGTGCTGCGGGATATCTCCGAACTGAAAAAGAGTGAGGCTGCACTTAAAGAAAGTCTCAAACAGATGAACCGCATCTTCGATGAAACTGTTGTCTCACTGACAGCTATGTCTGAAAAACGTGATCCCTACACTTCTGGACATCAGCAGCGAGTTGCTGAATTAGCCTGCCAAATAGCCTGGAAAATGGGACTTTCTGGAGAAGCAATTCACAGCATCAGGATTGCCGGAATCCTACACGATGTCGGCAAAATTTCCATTCCGGCGGAAATACTTTCCAAGCCGACCCGACTGACCGACCTTGAAATGAACCTGATGAAAACCCATTCCGAAGCCGGATATGAAATCCTTAAAGGAATTTCATTTCCTTGGCCCGTGGCCAAGATCGTTCTGCAGCATCATGAACGGTTGGATGGGACCGGATACCCCAACGGGCTCAGCGGCAGAGAGATTCTGAAAGAAGCACGGATTATTGCTGTAGCCGATGTTGTGGAGGCAATGAGCTCACACCGTCCCTACCGCGCAGCGCTGGGATTACCCAAAGCCATGGCTGAAATTGCGCGTGGCCGGGGAATTTCATATGATCCAAAGGTTGTCGACGCCTGCACAGAACTGATTGAAGAAAATAATTTTTCTTTTGAAAAATAA
- a CDS encoding carbonic anhydrase: MKNLTISLSIAFLLTMAALPCAAFNGTSTSPDPAEKGADNSLVLLMEGNLRFVKGSSVYPNQTSHQRKVLALQGQNPFATVITASDSRVDPVLIFDRGLGDLFTVRMAGNVAGSDTLASVEYSMLALETPLLVVMGHTRSTLIHAAIDKVELKGHLVQLLGKLEPAIKMTRVLYPSLKGRQLVDKVAETNVRQVMRDILSQCPAVLEKVRSGKARIMGAIYDTDSGAVHWLGP; this comes from the coding sequence TTGAAGAATCTGACAATCTCCCTCTCTATCGCATTTCTGCTTACTATGGCGGCCTTGCCATGTGCCGCTTTTAACGGCACTTCTACATCCCCTGACCCGGCAGAGAAGGGAGCAGACAATTCACTGGTGCTGCTTATGGAAGGTAACTTGCGGTTTGTTAAAGGCAGCAGTGTCTATCCGAATCAAACCTCCCACCAGCGTAAGGTGCTTGCCCTGCAGGGTCAGAATCCTTTTGCCACTGTGATCACAGCTTCGGATTCACGGGTTGATCCGGTTTTGATATTTGATCGCGGACTTGGCGATCTTTTCACTGTCAGGATGGCCGGGAATGTTGCCGGGTCAGACACTCTGGCTTCGGTTGAGTATTCCATGCTCGCGCTTGAGACTCCGCTTCTGGTGGTAATGGGGCATACCAGATCAACACTGATTCATGCTGCCATTGATAAAGTAGAGTTGAAAGGACATCTGGTCCAGCTACTGGGCAAGCTTGAGCCTGCCATCAAGATGACCCGTGTGCTTTATCCCTCTCTTAAGGGCCGGCAGTTAGTGGACAAAGTGGCTGAAACCAATGTGCGGCAGGTTATGCGCGATATATTGAGCCAATGCCCTGCTGTTCTGGAGAAAGTTCGTTCCGGCAAAGCCAGGATAATGGGTGCAATTTATGATACCGATTCCGGAGCAGTGCACTGGCTCGGCCCCTAA
- a CDS encoding sigma-54 dependent transcriptional regulator → MSKNILIVDDENGIRYSLRGILEDEGFDVSEAESGEQALVYLADERPDLVFLDIWLPGMDGLEVLERIKKDWDWLPVVMISGHGNIETAVSAIKKGAFDFIEKPLSLEKVVITAEKAVEFSRLQSENKALRTRIATEQPAKLTGESESIKSMREVIGQVAPTDAWVLITGENGTGKEIVARSIHSRSQRAENPLVAVNCAAIPEELIESELFGHEKGAFTGAEKAQEGKFELADNGTLFLDEIGDMSLKTQAKILRILQEQRFERVGGRKTINVDVRVIAATNKDLFQEIKNGNFREDLYYRLKVFPLEVPPLRERAEDIPMLINEFITRLTRQHGFKPLNFTDQAFNVLTRYSWPGNVRELKNFVERMLIMFGGKEVGPDKLPPEIVNGPCNDDEDQKQLPLDLPDGEVNFKKARADFEAQFLEAKLREYKGNVSKLAEAVGLERSSLYRKLKAYEIQVD, encoded by the coding sequence ATGAGCAAAAATATTTTAATTGTGGATGACGAGAACGGCATCAGGTATTCCCTGCGCGGAATTCTGGAAGATGAAGGTTTTGATGTAAGCGAGGCCGAAAGCGGTGAGCAGGCTCTTGTCTACCTTGCCGACGAACGGCCTGACCTTGTCTTTCTGGACATCTGGCTTCCCGGTATGGATGGTCTTGAGGTTCTGGAACGCATAAAAAAAGACTGGGACTGGCTCCCGGTGGTCATGATTTCCGGCCACGGAAATATAGAAACGGCAGTATCAGCCATCAAAAAGGGCGCTTTCGACTTCATTGAGAAGCCTCTCTCCCTTGAAAAGGTTGTTATCACTGCTGAAAAAGCCGTTGAATTCTCAAGGCTGCAATCCGAAAACAAGGCTCTACGGACACGCATCGCTACCGAGCAGCCCGCCAAACTTACCGGTGAATCCGAATCCATTAAATCCATGCGCGAAGTGATCGGACAGGTTGCCCCTACGGATGCATGGGTACTCATTACCGGTGAGAATGGGACAGGTAAGGAAATTGTGGCCCGCTCTATCCATTCCCGCAGCCAGCGTGCCGAAAATCCACTTGTGGCGGTCAACTGCGCGGCAATCCCGGAAGAATTAATTGAATCCGAACTCTTCGGGCACGAAAAAGGCGCCTTCACCGGAGCTGAAAAAGCTCAGGAAGGTAAATTTGAACTGGCCGACAACGGCACTCTCTTTCTTGATGAAATAGGTGATATGAGTCTGAAAACACAGGCTAAAATTTTACGAATCCTTCAAGAACAGCGTTTTGAAAGAGTCGGCGGAAGGAAAACAATTAATGTAGACGTACGGGTAATCGCCGCCACGAACAAAGATCTCTTTCAAGAAATCAAAAACGGAAATTTCCGGGAAGATCTCTATTACAGGCTAAAGGTCTTCCCGCTGGAAGTCCCGCCGCTGCGGGAACGGGCAGAAGATATACCGATGCTCATCAACGAATTTATCACCAGACTTACCCGGCAGCACGGTTTCAAACCCCTTAACTTTACGGATCAGGCTTTTAATGTACTGACCCGGTACTCTTGGCCCGGGAATGTCCGGGAGCTGAAAAATTTTGTGGAAAGAATGTTGATCATGTTCGGCGGCAAAGAAGTCGGACCGGATAAGCTGCCGCCGGAAATTGTTAATGGACCGTGCAACGATGATGAAGACCAGAAACAGCTGCCTTTGGACCTTCCCGACGGTGAAGTTAATTTCAAAAAAGCGCGTGCGGATTTTGAAGCTCAGTTTCTAGAAGCCAAGCTCCGGGAATACAAAGGAAATGTCTCTAAACTTGCCGAAGCGGTAGGGCTGGAAAGAAGCTCCCTTTACAGGAAACTCAAAGCATACGAAATTCAGGTGGATTAA